Proteins encoded within one genomic window of Humulus lupulus chromosome 1, drHumLupu1.1, whole genome shotgun sequence:
- the LOC133783458 gene encoding nucleolar GTP-binding protein 1-like: MVQYNFKKITVVPTGKDFIDIILSRTQRQTPTVVHKGYAISRLRQFYMRKVKYTQTNFYEKLSAIIDEFPRLDDIHPFYGDLLHVLYNKDHYKLALGQINTARNLISKIAKDYVRLLKYGDSLYRCKCLKVAALGRMCTVIKRIGPSLAYLEQIRQHMARLPSIDPNTRTILICGYPNVGKSSFINKITRADVDVQPYAFTTKSLFVGHTDYKYLRYQVIDTPGILDRPFEDRNIIEMCSITALAHLRAAVLFFLDVSGSCGYTIAQQAALFHSIKSLFMNKPLIIVCNKTDLQPLDGISEDDKKLVMEMKAEALKTVLGQGGEAANDEGVLLTMSTLTEDGVIAVKNAACERLLDQRVEIKMKSKKLNDCLNRFHVAMPKPRDQKERPACIPQAVLEARAKQAAENEKRKTERDLENENGGAGVYSASLKKNYILANDEWKEDVLPEILDGHNVYDYIDPDILQRLEELEREEGLRQAEEADDDFEMDGQELTPDEQKALAAIRKKKSLLIQQHRIKKSTAESRPIVPRKFDKEREFTSERMGRQLSALGLDPSLAINRVRSRSLSKRGRKRERSVDRGDTDGDPMDMDADTPSKKLRARSRSLSLSRSRSRSRAPTEVTPGDGFKDSTQKGSALKIAKKSTKNRNKNARRGEADRVIPTLKPKHLYSGKRSSGKTDRR; the protein is encoded by the coding sequence ATGGTGCAATATAACTTCAAGAAGATTACTGTGGTGCCGACTGGAAAGGACTTCATTGACATCATCCTTTCTCGTACCCAACGCCAGACGCCCACTGTTGTCCACAAGGGATATGCCATCTCCCGTCTCCGTCAGTTTTATATGCGGAAAGTGAAGTATACACAAACAAATTTTTATGAAAAGCTCTCTGCTATCATTGATGAGTTCCCTAGGCTGGATGATATCCATCCTTTTTATGGTGATCTTCTTCATGTTCTCTACAACAAGGACCATTACAAGCTTGCGCTTGGCCAAATTAATACTGCAAGGAATCTTATCAGTAAGATTGCCAAAGATTATGTGAGATTGTTGAAGTATGGTGACTCACTTTACAGATGCAAGTGCCTGAAAGTTGCTGCTCTTGGTCGAATGTGTACTGTGATAAAAAGGATTGGTCCTAGTTTGGCATACTTGGAACAAATTAGACAGCACATGGCAAGGCTACCTTCAATAGATCCTAACACTCGTACAATCCTGATTTGTGGGTATCCTAATGTTGGAAAGAGCTCATTTATTAACAAGATCACTCGAGCTGATGTTGATGTCCAGCCTTATGCTTTTACCACAAAGTCACTATTTGTTGGCCACACAGACTATAAATACCTTAGGTACCAAGTTATTGATACACCGGGTATCTTGGATCGTCCATTTGAAGACCGCAACATTATTGAGATGTGCAGTATCACAGCTTTGGCACATTTAAGAGCGGCTGTGCTGTTCTTCTTGGATGTCTCAGGGTCTTGTGGCTATACTATTGCTCAGCAGGCTGCTCTTTTTCACAGTATCAAGTCTTTGTTTATGAACAAACCATTGATTATAGTCTGCAACAAGACTGATTTGCAGCCATTGGACGGTATTTCCGAGGATGATAAGAAGTTGGTCATGGAGATGAAAGCTGAGGCATTGAAGACTGTGCTTGGTCAAGGAGGAGAGGCTGCAAATGATGAAGGGGTGCTTCTGACCATGAGTACTTTGACTGAGGATGGGGTAATTGCTGTGAAGAATGCAGCTTGTGAGAGGTTGTTGGATCAGAGGGTGGAAATCAAGATGAAATCTAAAAAACTAAACGATTGCTTGAATAGGTTTCATGTTGCAATGCCAAAACCTCGTGACCAGAAGGAAAGGCCAGCTTGTATACCTCAGGCAGTTCTGGAAGCCAGGGCTAAGCAAGCTGCGGAGAATGAAAAGAGAAAAACTGAAAGGGATTTGGAAAATGAGAATGGTGGTGCTGGTGTATACTCTGCCAGTTTAAAGAAGAACTATAtcttggccaacgatgaatggaAGGAAGATGTACTGCCAGAAATTCTTGATGGGCACAATGTATATGACTACATTGATCCTGATATTTTACAAAGGCTTGAAGAGTTGGAGCGAGAAGAAGGACTTAGACAGGCTGAGGAGGCTGATGATGATTTTGAGATGGATGGACAGGAATTGACCCCAGATGAGCAGAAGGCATTGGCTGCAATCAGGAAAAAGAAAAGCTTGCTCATACAACAGCATAGAATCAAGAAAAGTACAGCAGAAAGTAGGCCAATTGTACCTAGGAAATTTGACAAGGAAAGGGAGTTCACATCAGAGAGAATGGGAAGGCAGCTATCAGCATTGGGGCTTGATCCATCACTGGCAATTAACCGAGTTCGAAGCAGGTCTCTCTCTAAGAGAGGTAGGAAAAGGGAGAGGTCTGTTGATAGGGGGGATACTGATGGTGATCCTATGGATATGGATGCAGACACACCCAGCAAGAAACTGCGCGCCAGGTCTAGATCCCTATCACTGTCAAGATCAAGGTCAAGGTCAAGGGCACCCACTGAAGTCACTCCTGGTGATGGATTTAAGGATTCAACTCAAAAGGGCTCGGCTCTAAAAATAGCTAAGAAATCTACAAAGAACAGGAACAAAAATGCACGACGTGGAGAGGCAGACAGAGTGATCCCTACTTTGAAGCCAAAGCATTTGTACTCTGGAAAGCGGTCATCTGGAAAAACTGATAGGCGTTGA
- the LOC133783473 gene encoding uncharacterized protein LOC133783473, whose amino-acid sequence MGDKKKKATIFIRLVSAAGTGFFYVKKKPSRMVEKLEFRKFDPRVNRHVLFTEAKMK is encoded by the coding sequence ATGGGTGACAAGAAAAAGAAAGCTACAATATTCATTCGACTTGTATCAGCTGCTGGTACTGGTTTCTTCTATGTGAAGAAGAAGCCATCTAGAATGGTAGAGAAGCTTGAGTTTAGGAAATTCGACCCTCGAGTCAATCGTCATGTTCTATTCACCGAGgccaaaatgaaataa